The sequence CATGACGAGGCCCTCCTCGCGCAGGAACCGCGACTGGTTGCGCTGCCGCGTCGCGGCGTCGAGGCCCGCGTGGTACGGCAGCGCCGGGATGCCGTTGTCGACGAGCGACTGCGCCGTCTTCTCGACGGAGTTGCGCGACAGGCAGTAGACGATGCCCGCGTCGCCGGCGTGCTCGGTCTGGATCAGGCGCAGAACCTGCTTGAGCGGCTGGTCTTTCGCCTCGATGCGGTACTGGATGTTCGGCCGGTCGAAGTCGGCGACGAAGTGGGCCGCCTGATCGAGGCCGAGGCGGGAGGAGATCTCGCGGTGGGTCTGCTCGGTGGCGGTCGCCGTCAGCGCGATCCGCGGCACGGCCGGCCACCGCTCGTGCAGCACCGACAGCTCGAGGTAGTCGGGCCGGAAGTCGTGACCCCACTGCGCGACGCAGTGGGCCTCGTCGATGGCGAACAGGGCGATCGTGCCCTGGTCGAGGAGCTGCCTGGTCGACTCGAGACGGAGGCGCTCGGGCGCGAGGTAGAGCATGTCGAGCTCACCTGCGCGGTAGGCCTGCTCGACCTGGCGACGGGAGTCGGGATCCTGCGTGCTGTTCAAGAAGGCGGCCCGCACACCGACGGCCTCGAGGGCGTCGACCTGGTCTTGCATGAGGGCGATGAGCGGGGAGACGATCACGCCGACGCCGTCGCGCACGAGCGCTGGCACCTGATAGCAGAGCGACTTGCCGCCGCCGGTCGGCATCAGCACCAGCGCGTCGCCGCCGCCCACCACCTGGTCGATGATCGCCGCCTGCTCGCCGCGGAAGGCGTCGTAGCCGAAGACGCTCTGGAGCACGTCGAGGGGCTGCCGACCTGCAGGCTGGGCGGGGAGGGTCGCGGTGGAGGTCACCCGAGGAGTTTACGAGGGACCACCGACGGGAAGGCGGGTCCGTCCACAGGCGTCACGCGCTCGGGCTCGTGCCGGCGGGCCATCCACGTGACCAGCAGGACGTAGACCGCGCTCGTGACAACCGTGATCGCGGCTCCTGCGGGAGTCCCGTCGCTCTGGGCGGTCGCCACGGTCGGAGCCGCGAGGAGGAAGACGAGCAGGTTGTTCAGCACGTGCCCGACGATCCCCGCTTCGAGACCACCGGTCCGCCAGGTCAGGTAGGCGAACGAGACGCCGAGCGCGGCCACGTCGAGCCTGCCCCAGACGTTGTAGTCGTGAGCGAGCGCGAAGGCGGCCGTGGGCAGGACGATCGCGAAGACGGGCGGACGGATCCAGGAGCCGATCGTCTGAGTCCCGAAGCCCCGGAAGGCGAACTCCTCCCCCGTGGCCTGCAGCGGGACGAACACCAGGATCAGCACGATCGAGACGATCAGGGCCGGAAGCGGCGTTGCTGTACCCGAGCTCGTCTGCGGCCCCTGCCACGAGGCCGGCACCGCGAGACTCAACCCCACGCTCAAGCCGATGAAGACGAGCCCCGGCAGGATGCAGCGGGCGAGCCAGCGCCAGCGCAGGCGGCCGACGACGCTCGACACGGTCCCGAAGCTCCCGAGGCCGAGGAGGCGCACGGCGATGACGACGGCGGGCAGCATCATCGAGATCGAGCCGAGGGTGAAGAGGAGGACGAGGGGCCGCGAGGCGTCCTGCTGGTTGTGCTGCCAGGCCGCGAGGAAGGCGTCTCGCGCGGCGGTGCCGGCGAAGCCGCCGATGAGGAGGAGGAACACCTCCTGATACGCGAGGAGGAGCGCGTAGTAGAACCCGGCCCCCACGATCAGCGCGACGACGGGCTTCCACCACCGGTAGGTCGTCCGCGCGCGGAACAGGCGGTGGTAGGCGAGATTCACCCGACGAGGATACCGGGCAGGATCGGGAGTCTCCCGCGCCGGCCCGCAGCCCTCGGCCCGTCCGCGCGCCTCAGTCGGCGATCAGCCGCTTCCCGTAGCCGAGGGCGCCGTCCGGGCTGAAGCCGAGGTGCTCGTAGAACCCGATGACCCGGTCGTTGCCGGATCGGATCTGGATGTTGATCTTCGGGCAGCCGAGCCCGGTGAGCAGGCGCTCCGCCTCGGCCATCAGCTGGGCGCCGAGGCGCTCGCCCTGACGCGCGGGCGAGACGGCGACGTAGTAGACCCAGCCGCGGTGCCCGTCGAAGCCGGCCATCGCTGTCGCGATGGGCTGCCCGGCGCCTGCGGCCTCTGTGCCGTCGTCGACACCGACCAGGAAGAGCTCCCTCTGGACGGTGAGCTTCCGGGCGATGTCGCGTCGCGGGTCGTTCCAGGGGCGGGTGAGGCCGCACTCCTCCCAGAGCGCGACGACGGCTTCGGTGTCTTCCTCGAGGAACGGCCGGATCAGCATCCTGCCATTCTGCCGGAGGCGCAGACAGCCGGAATTGCTGCTCAGACGCCCGCCGTCGACGTCAGCACCGACGACCCGTCCGCCCTCCGCCTGACCTCGATCCGGTCGGCGATGCGCTGCTTGAGGTCTTCGACGTGGCTCACGATGCCGACCACGCGCCCGCCTGCGCTCAACCGACCGAGCTCGGACATGACGGCGTCGAGGGTCTCGGGGTCGAGGGTGCCGAAGCCCTCGTCGACGAAGAGGGTGCCGAGGGCGATGCCGCCGGCCTCGGCCTGGACGACGTCGGCCAGCCCCAGAGCCAGACTCAGCGAGGCGTAGAAGGTCTCACCGCCGCTGAAGCTCTTCGGGTCGCGGGTGGTGTCGGTGGCGTTGTCGCGGATCGCCAGCGCCAGACCGGTCTTGCGCGCCCGCGACGACGTCTCGCGCTCCGATGCCTCGAGCTGGTAGCGGCCGCTCGACATCGTGCCGAGCCTGGCATTCGCCGCTGCGACCACGTCGTCGAACCGCCGGAGGAGCACGTAGGTGCCGAGGGTCACTCCGCTCCGGTTCTCCGGACCGGACGCCGAGGCCACGTCGGCCATGCGGACGACGGCGAGCGTCTCGGCGCCGACCGCGCGCTCCGCATCGAGGGCGGCGTCGAAGGCGGCGAGCGCACGGAGCGAGCGCTCGGCACGGTCGACGGCCACCGCGGCCTGGTCGGCGGCGCTCGAGGCGGCCTCTGCGGCCGCCTCGGCGCGAGCGGTCGCCCCGTCGAGGTCGACGTCCTCGTCACCGGTCAGCTCCGCGACCTCGGGAGCGGCGAGCCCCTCCGCCACGACCGCGGTCTCTCGGTCGTGGCGGTTGACGGCCTCCTCGAGAGCCTGCAGATCGCCCGGCGGCACGACCG comes from Frondihabitans peucedani and encodes:
- a CDS encoding GNAT family acetyltransferase; its protein translation is MLIRPFLEEDTEAVVALWEECGLTRPWNDPRRDIARKLTVQRELFLVGVDDGTEAAGAGQPIATAMAGFDGHRGWVYYVAVSPARQGERLGAQLMAEAERLLTGLGCPKINIQIRSGNDRVIGFYEHLGFSPDGALGYGKRLIAD
- a CDS encoding CPBP family intramembrane glutamic endopeptidase, which encodes MNLAYHRLFRARTTYRWWKPVVALIVGAGFYYALLLAYQEVFLLLIGGFAGTAARDAFLAAWQHNQQDASRPLVLLFTLGSISMMLPAVVIAVRLLGLGSFGTVSSVVGRLRWRWLARCILPGLVFIGLSVGLSLAVPASWQGPQTSSGTATPLPALIVSIVLILVFVPLQATGEEFAFRGFGTQTIGSWIRPPVFAIVLPTAAFALAHDYNVWGRLDVAALGVSFAYLTWRTGGLEAGIVGHVLNNLLVFLLAAPTVATAQSDGTPAGAAITVVTSAVYVLLVTWMARRHEPERVTPVDGPAFPSVVPRKLLG